Within Eschrichtius robustus isolate mEscRob2 chromosome X, mEscRob2.pri, whole genome shotgun sequence, the genomic segment ATGCAAGAAGATTCTAGCAGCCACAGCTGTGTGAAGTCAGAATAGGCTACCTTGAGAGGTAATGAGGCTCAGAGGCGGAGAGTGACACAGCTaccaagtggcagaactgggatggaACTTCCCCTCTATCACACCGCCTGGTGGTCCCCAGGGCCGCCATATGGGGAGGATGGCAGTTGGAAGGGGCGAGTCATGGGGCGGGAAGAGGAGGAGCCCTGCCCGGCAGTAACCTGTGGAGAGCAGCTCCCCACTGTTTGCCTTTCTCCCAGGAGGAGCTGAGGCCAAAGCCCAGGGAGCAGAAGAGGGTGTTTCCTAGAAATGCCGCGGGTGTGGCTGGTGCGTACTACCCATGGGCAAAGGACAAGGCTAGGCCTGCTCGTGAGTGCTTACTGGAACGTCAGCTTGAATCCTCCAGAGCTCCCATCCCTTTGATCTCACTCAGAAAGCTGGGCGTTTGGGCAAAGTCCAAGGGAGTCATTAGACTCTGATCTGACATTTCTGTTCTCAACCTAATGGCACAAGTATTTCACTGATGGCTGATGGCCTGACCAAGGGATTTTGCTTGCTGAGACTAGTAAGGTGGACTAGTGTTTTCATGCCATTTGGAGAGGCGATGAAGAAGAggactgttcaaaaaaaaaaaaaaaactgtgttagGCTGGAGAACAAGAGTAATACCCTAACTCATGGTCTCCTGAAGCTCtaggttaaatatatatatatattacccgGAGTGTAGGAAATGGACAGGGGTGATTGAAAATCTTTAATAACCAGCATAGCATGGGCGCCAACTGATCAGACTGTTCAGAAACACCCAGGAAGTCTGCACTAGCACACACAGGAAAAGAGCAGCCGTGGAGCGGGCCTTGGCAAGCGTCGGGGTGCTCCTTTGGGCCTCTCCCGGGAGCACGTGCAGAAATCAGGTTTGCTGTTGCCTCCAGAGGCTATAGGAGATTCCCCCAGTAGCTGCGGGGGTGTCGGGGAGTACCTGCTAGGAGGAAAAGTGGTAGAACTGAAGGAAATGCTCTTTGGGACAGCCTGAGAGCCAGACAGCCTAGGAAAGTCTTGTAAGGATGCAAACAAGGCCTGGCCTGGACTCAGAGAGCTGGCTGCTGCCCTTTGCAGCCACAAGCTGGAGAAGTTCGCCCCGGCACATTGGGTGGCAATCTCTCTTCCTCCCCCAGCCACTTGCCACGCACAGCAGGTAGCATGCACACAGGCTGTAAACACAGTGCACGCCGTGGAGCAAATGCACATACCTGCCCAGTCGGTGTTCACACACAGAGCCCACATGTGCCCATGACCTATAGACACCCTCTCAAGTCGTGGGGCATCCACACTCACACCCACAACATCATTCACAGACTCAGAGTCCTGCAGCACAAGCAACTAAAAGAGTCAGCTTTGACTAACTCCAATCGGTtgcccctccacacacaccttgGTCTTTGCCCTTCCTCACACCTCGTGGGGAACAGGACAGCAGAGGTGGCCCGTGAGAAGTCCCTGCCATTCCCAGGCTCAGCCAGCAGGGGGCAGCCTCTCACGCCACACTGAATTTCACCGGAAGACTAAGGGGCCTGGAGGAGAAAGGGAGGCGGAGCCCAAGGAAAGTGGAACATCTAAGAAGTTGTAAAGTGTCCAGCCAGCCTGTGAGCTGGCCCAGGCGCACCCAGCCACCCGGTCCCGTGGGTGTGGGGCCTCAGCCCCTCCTGCCCAGCTGATGAAATCGATAgagctttgggcaagttaccagGAGAGGATGTTTTAGTTACCATAGCAGGGCTGGGCTGTCTCTCTGCCCAGCCGAGAGCTCGGAAGGGAATCAGCCAGCACACAGGAGTTGAATGGAATCTCTCATTTTGCGAGTCATAGCCACTCTCAGGCCCCACTTCTTGTCTGTGGAATGGGTTTAAGAATAAatcatggagggcttccctggtggcgcagtggttaagaatccgcctgccaatgcaggggacacgggtttgagccctgggctgggaagatcccacatgctgtggagcaactaagcccgcgcgtcacaactactgagcctgcgctctagagcccgtgagccacaactactgaagcccacgcacctagagcccgtgctctgcaacaagagaagacaccacagtgagaagcccacgcacagcaacgaagacccaacgcaaccaaaaataagtaaataaataaatttatattttttttaaaaaaagaacatgggcagttccctggtggtccagtggttagaactcggtgctttcactgccgtggcctgggttcaatccctggtaggggaactgagatttggccaaaaaaaaaaaaaaaaaaaaaaaaggagatatgtatatctccattaaaaaaaagaagaagaagaagaaatcacaCATGCTCACTACTCCCTCCTTGGCCTTTGGACCCAAGCTATGTGCTCCGTCTCCTAAGACTTCCCTTCTCCTGCTTTACCTCTATTCACCCTGACATCTCCCGCCACACACTTCTCCTCAGGGAAGCTTCTCTGATTCTCCTCCCCATCTGGATCCTGCACTCTCCCCGTGATAAACTGCCTAGAGTCCTGTGCTTGTCCCCAGAGCCCTGACCACGGTCCTGGTCAGACCAGCCTTTGTGGCTTTTGAATAACATCGGATCTCCCTCACCAGGTTGTAAGCAATGTGGCACAGAGTGGGCGCTCAAAGGCATTTGTTGAATGTTGAGAAATGAATTTCTATGGCCCTTTGCAGGtgacaaagcactttcacatgcaAACCGGGCACCCTCTGAGGTCGACATTGTTCACACCTGCATCACTTCTTTACTGTACCAAACCTTTTCACTTCAGAAACTTCACTTCAGCCTCACAACCAGCCTGTGAGGAAGCTAaggattattatttccattttacaaacaataaaactgaagcccagaaaggtGAAGTGTGACCCAGGCTTAGTACTTGGAGGAGCCAGGATTTTTAAGCCTCCAGATCCCTGGCCCGAAGGTGCGATCATTAGATTCCCCCGTCAGTCATCACTCTGAGCATCGTCACTCCCATTGTGGTGAAGGCCATGCTCAGTCTGGCAAGAAGGTGTATGCTTGGCAAGGACATGGGCTTTGGTGGGGGAACAAGCCTGGGTTCCCATCTGGGCATCACCTGCCTGTGACCTTCAGAGCTTGAGGAGCATCCGGTAAGGCTTCATGGCAGAGGCGGCCTTAGCTGGCACTTGAAAGACTGGGGGAATTAGGGGAGGCAGAGAACCAGGGAAGGGAAGGCTGGGGAGACTAGAGGTGCACTGGGAAATGGGGTTTGGGTGGCTTGGGCTGAGGCTTTCCCAGCCTCTGCTTCCTGAAAGATACATATGATACTCACTCCCTCACACTCCTGCTGGGGCCAGGGCAGCAGCCAGGACCAGTATAGAGGGCACCAGGCAGCAAGGGCTGTCATACCCTCGCCACGCACCCGTCCCTTGAGCCTCCCAGAGGCAAGGTGAGGAGCGAGTCTTCTCTGCTGTCTCTCACATACTGTCCTACACAGAGTAGgtgctttttttaaaactcattgtcCAGGAGAGTGATTCTTTTGAATTGGTCTTTGTGCAGGCAGAACACCCTTTTTTTGTGCTTGGGTTCTGAAAATGTTAGCCTAGGTTGAGGGGATGTGGAGCTACTTCTGAAACTTGCATTAAGGCATGGGATCTGAAACTTGACAGGCAATTTGggagcagggatgggggtggagagggctacggagctgggctgggggctaGCCCAGAGTCGCCTTGGGGTGGGgtaggaggaaactgagattgaAACTCCTGGGAAAAGCAGCGTCCGAGATCtctgaggtgatggaggtggaaGGGACCAAGAGGTGAGCCCTCCCTCCTGAGacacctcctcccccctcctcatcCCTGTgtgctctctcccctcccacttTGTTTATCTTCCTTTATCTTTTCACACCCCTCACACCTGAGGGCTTAGGAGTTCCCAAGGAGGTGAGAGGACTCTAGGCTGTGAGGAAGTTTGGGGGTCTAGAGACAGGGGGATGAAACTATGCCAGGGTCACCGGCTCCTATCCCCACACTTGCTGGGGAGGGAGCCAGAGACACCCCTGCCTAGATGGAAAGAGGGCTTCTTTCCGGCCACACCGGCCTCCCAGGTCCCACAGACACAAGCATTTTTGCTGCCCTGAGACTGAGGGCGCCAGAGTGAAGCCCTTGCCATAGCCGGGAGGGGACGGCAGCCCTTGAGTGACTGCTTGGCACTTCAGTACTGCCTTCACCTTGCTTTAAAGCAATGTCAACTTGGTCCCCTCGGTCCCCTCATTCCATTACATTCCACAGAAGATCCTCAGACgaacttagcctctctgtgcctcagtttcctcagctataaaatggggttGCGATGGGGACTAATTCAGCCAGGACAGGCGATGTGCtcggaacagtgcttggcacacaggaaGCACTTGCCCCCTACCTGTCGTGTCGTGTCTGTCAGTATCGTCTAGCTATGTCCCTTTAAGTGGGtcactttccctttctgagcCCGACTTTCTTCTGTAAAAGGTCTGTAAAAATGAAGAGGCTCAGGAGACTGAATGGCCTCCCAGGAGCCTGCCAGCTCTGCCCTTCTAGGATCCTGTAAGTCTGAGGTAGGGAAAGCAGAGATTGTTGTCCTATGAAAATAGATGAGGGGGGACTGGAACCCCCAAAAGATGAACTGATCTgcctagggtcacacagccagttacAGGCCAAGCTGGGTTTGGGATCCCGAGTGCTGAGCCACTAGCTTCAGGCCACTGGGCTGTGCAGCCTGCCAATTCTTTCACACCCAGGGAAGGTCAGAAAGCATTTGGTTTGCAAGATGGGGGAAGTATGAAATGGAGGTCCCAGCAGCCTCTGGGGCCAGGAGAAGCTTGGGCAGACCCACGTAACCCAGTGGTGGCCTTCCTCACTGGCCAAGGGTCCCGTTTCCCACcgtttcttctgtttcttctcccaGAGCACTGATTCCCTCTGGAGAGTGGCCTGAAGCAGCCTCACTGTTTGCTGGAACCCCAGCAAAGCCCTGTGCAcaagcagctgcttcccacccacACCTTCCAGGCGGCCAGGCAGGTGAGGAGGCTGAGACCCAGAAGGGGCCAAGGGGCCCTTCCACGGCCAGCCCTGGGCAGAAGCAGAGTCAGGACTGAACTCAGCTTTCTGGGCACCTGGCCTCGGGTGGAAAGGAACCTGAGGGCCAGGCGGGTCTCCTGGACAAGTGCCTGGCCCCAAAATCCAGGATCAGGTGCTGCCCAAGCTAACGCTGCAACGGGGGAGAGTGCTGAGGGCCATGTGTCCCTGGGGAGGCCCTGTGGGTTGTCTAGGCGACTGGAAATTTCCAGTGCCCCAGGCACCCTCGGATTGGGGAAGCAGACTCCTAGCGGGAGCGGGGCAGCTGACCCGAGCTGAGGATGGAGCCGGCTTTGAGGCTTCGCTAGCCAGTTACCGGCTCTGTGAATCTGAACAAGTGACTTGACCTCCCTGAGCCGGTTGTTCCATCTATAAATTGGGGACAATGATGACTGCCCTGTCCACCTTTCAGGGTTAGAGTGTGGCTTAGTGGGGATAATATTACCTCCCACTAGGGAGCGCACACCGTGGGCCAGGCACCGTGCCCAACACTTGACCTGCATCATCGCATTTGGTCCTGACCGCAGCGCTCAGAAGCAGCCAGAGTATCCTGCCCGCTGCGGAAATGGGGCTCATGGAGACACTGGCTTTCAGGTCTCACAGAGAAGTAAACGGTGGTGCTGGGAGTTGAACCCTGATCTGACTCCAGACTTCCCCTTCTACGGAAAGCCCTCTGTTAGTATAATTATTGTCAGATAGCATGGCACAGAAGGCAGCTCATAAGCAGTTTATTAAATTCTCTTAATTCTAGACCTTGCTGCAGAAGGGAAGTCTTCTCCTCGGGCCCCAGGCAAGGGTTCAAGGGCTCAGCTGAAGGGCTTGCCGATGCTTCACATGAGACAGGGTTCTGTGGCCCGCCATCTGTTTTTATAAACACAGCCACAGTGGTGCATTTACATTTTGTCTAGGGCCACTTTTGCAAGACAATGGCTGACTTGAGTACTTAGGACAGAGACCTCACAGCCTGCAAAGTCGACTTACAGGAAAAGCTTGCTGATCCCTGATTTGAAACATCCAAGGAAATGTCCTagatgcagctccagcctttGACTGAAGTCCAAGGCCGCAAGCCGGGGGCGTCCCTCTCTGAGCGCTGGTCAGTATGTAGGAAAACTGGTTTTTCAAAGGAACCCTGGAGACATCTTCCATTTGGGGGGTTCCAGAGAAACGCTGGCTGAGTCAGTAGCCCCTTCTAGGACCAGAAAAGAAGATGGTAAGTCTTCTCTGCCATTTCCTTTGCCAGTCAGCTGGTACAGGCCCACTCTGGTCAGAAATCTGGGGTTGAGAAATTTCAGCTGAATAACCTTCAGGCCTGAAAAATAGAATTCTATAAGCACCTCAGAATGGCTGCTTGGGTCAGGCGACAGAGGAGCCCAGCCCCAGTTGAGGGTACTGAGTCAGCCAGGACTTGTGGGAGAATCTGAAACGTTAGGCATCTAAGTAGCTATGGCTCATTTTATACCACGCCTGGGGTCCTGAAAAGCCTTGTGTGTGGCCTGAGTCTGTTTGCCTTCcttatctctttcatttcaggggCTGCCTAATTTCTAGGTGGATTTGAAGCGCTGTTGTTTTTCAGGTTcatctgcccaccccaccccccaacccttccAGGTCTTGGTCCAGAAGTAATCAGTGAACAAAAAGtgaactcctttttcttttttccctctgtatTTTCAAAAACAACCCCCTACTCTGATTCTATTGTATTCATTTGGTCAAGATATCTCCAAATGGTGGCAACCCATATGTCCTGCCTTCTTTTGGTTTGATGTCTAATTATCTTTACAGAAAGCCACCAGCTTTCCTTCCCCTCATCCTCTGCCCCAAGGAGGTCAGACTTGCCTCCACCCACTTGCATACAGTGACTACATATGCCTGGAGGACCCTGGTGGCAACTCCCCTTCCTTGTCCCCACGTCCACTGTGCACCATCCTCCTGCCAACTTAACCAAAGGCAACTGGGTCTTCTGGGGCCCGTGTAAGCTGGTGTCTCCGTGAGGCTTTCTCGGATCCCACCGGTCCACACCACGCCATCTATTTCCAGTGCACTTACTGGGATTTAAGTACATTTTGTACTTAAGTCTTCTCTCTAATTAGAGGACCTTCCATAGTACCATAGAAAGAGTTTACATTCTAGAATTCAAAGTCCAGATTTTAGATTCACTTACTGGCAGTGAGCCTTTGGGCAATTTGCTTCAACTCTCTTagcctgttttctcatttgtaaaatggggatctgTGTCGCCCAGTTGTTAGGATAATAAAAtgagttggtatttttaaaaaagagctctGTAAACTGTTAAAGGGCTACACACTTACGGATCAGTATTAAGTTGTCctgccctgcccccgcccccttcTCCTTGGTTTCTTGTGAAATTAGAGCTTTGGGGGTGATTAGGGCGGTAACAGACCAATCAGCATAAAGCCAGCCCACCCAAAACCTCCTTGCCTAAAACCAGTTCCTCTGACAACCAGTTTGCCTAAAAGTCAAAGTAGTAATTTTGAAAGAAGGCATTTTTGTACCGATTTTCCTAAGAGGCACTTCCAACACaatgtcatatttttaaatcactaTGTCACAATCTGCAACATTTTGTCAATGATAAGATTGTTGTGTACGCTTGTGGGTggcattttctattttatctttcattgagCAGTTTCATGACTTTTTAGCAAGTGTCTGAAGACCCTTTCTTCAAATTGTGTATTTCTAGAACTGAATACTTGTCAAATCTGTAGAATTTCCCACAAGATTTATCGAATGCACCTTTTGGATCACTCCTGTCTCCTTTTTGCTGGGTTTTACTCTGGATCGTGTATACCTGTGTGCACCTAATGAGTTGATTAACCAAATTAGCATGTACCCAATGTTCCTTCCTGTTCTCCAAGATGTTGGCATTTTGACAACAAGCGTGAAGAAGTGAGACAGATGGGGCAGAACTGCATCGAACTCCCTGCATTTTATTTCTCAGGCTATCTCGTGCATCAAGCAACTCTACTTTGTGAAACATAAAATGATACATACAAAGTCATTACGAAATATatttattgcaggaaacagaacaTTTCTCAAGAAAGGCAACTGGCTAAAAAGTCCCGAGAGTGTTCAAAAGTAGATAAAAATAGAAGAAGACACACACCAAggatataaaacaatttttagtAGAAATCCCACCTTTAATCAGAAtgttcttaaataaaattttttaaagatccttcaaaggacactgcagaaaaaacaaaattaggaCACTCAGATGCCAAAACACTTAAAAGTGGACTGCATTTTATGTGAACTGGTCATTAAGCATAGAGATTCCTTTTGTGAGTTTGTGGCAAATTAGTTTGAAGCCATTGGACCTGGAACCGATTTAGGAGGCAGGCACTTCCCTCCCTGCACGTGAAGTTCATGGGCATGGGGAGGACCATGGATCTCAGCGGAGAGGTGTGCCCCTCCTGAACGTGACCTCCAAGAGTAAGGGCGAATTGTCAGCTTTTAACTCTTTATTATAAAGACATATTTACACTGAACAATCTTTACAAACACAGTGAACACAATTAGGGGAAGGGGACGATTTCTTAATGAAAAGCGCCTTAATAACTTTGTATAAATTAGTATAAGAATCATACACAACCACTTTAAATAAGACAGCCCCTCAGCACCTCCACTGCCCTGTGTCTCCAGACTTTCCCAGCCGTCCCTCTCCCGCTCCCCACAGCCCACCCCCGCCCTTCCCCCTGGGCTGGGCAACTGATGCGACAGGAGATGCAGAAAGGAAGAGGCGGAAGAAGGCCCAGCCCCAGTGGGGACATCCGTGGCAGAAGAGGCTTTCTGGACACTGGCCAGCCCCCACTCTGGGCTGAGGGGCGTTTGGGGGGCGGCAGGTGCCCAGCCTGGCTCCCCAGGGTGGCcttaaagcagcagcagcagcagcagcagaggaggggagggggaggggcaggtagGCAAACGTCGGGGTTGTTCTGGGACTCCGGGGGCCCTGACTCCCCCTGCCCCACACGTACATAGGTGGCCATCAGGCTCCtgtcttcccttttctccctcccacGAGGCCTTTGAGAAGAAAGCCTGCTGAGATCTACActtcctcccctttccttccttccttcccccctcccttccttccttctttgtttccttcttcttctccccactccctgcctccTCAGGGAAAGGCCACTGGGAGAAGAAGGTCCAGTCAACGTGAAGGGAAAGCCATTGAGTCCAATTGGTTAAGGCCACCTCCTGATTCCTGGTAGTCTGGGTGCCTGAGCTGCCCCTGTGAAAATACCCAGGGTCTGGGAGTGCTGCAAGGAATGGGGGCAGCTGGCCAGTCAGGGAACTTTCCAGGCCGGGCTGGGGAATGGACCAGAAGGggcaggctggggaggagggaacaGCTCCGTCCCACCGTGGGGCAGTTCACAGCCGgccccctctcccttcctggccacccccagccccaagcCCGGGAAAAGGCACTTAATGGGTTTGGAAGACATCATCAAGAAGGAAGAGGGCATCATCACGTGGGAGTTCGGAGACCTGGGCCCTCATTCTGGCTCTGCAGTGACACTGAGCAGGTCACCATCCCTCTCCGAGCCTCTGTTTTTGCAGGAGTTTGCATAAGGAGGTGGAGCTAAGTGAACTCCAAGGTTCCTTTTGGCTCTGATCGTCTGTGATTCTTGGCAAAACCAATCATCCTGCTTGGCTTTTGCTCCTGGGAGGGTACAGAGCCACCTGAGGCGCATACCCTCCCCTCCTGAGCTGGAGCTTGAACTAGCtggagggggggcggggggcgggagtGAGTGGGAGGGAATTTAGGCGGCACAGTGAGGCGAGAGAAGTGACAAAGTACTTCATGGCCCCTCTCCTTCACCTCTTCCTTAACCGGGCCAAACATGGGGATGAGGAAGAGACCACAGTAGCTATTCCTCCTCTTCTCCAATGCTTCACTCCCCCTTCGCCAGATCGCCAAGCCCCCGTTCCCATGCCCCCAAGGCACCCTGTCTGCATCCCAACGACCCGGTCCCTCTCCCTAGAGTCTCTCATGGCTCCACTCTCTATGCCCCTCTGGAGGCcggggtggcggtggggggggggggggggagtgctGATGCGAAAACTTGGAATCTGCTGGATTAAAGAAGGGCGGGTTCCACCCAGCCCCCAGGGCATACCTGAGGCAGGAAGGGCCAGGGAAGGGTTAGATGTTAGGGTATTAGACAGAAGAGGTAGAGACTAGAgcagggggagggctggggagaggaaggaCGGCCTTCCAGTGCAGGGTCGCCCAAGTCAGGAAGGGGGACTGAACGGATCCTTGCTAGGGGCAGGAGCACGCCAGTCCATTCGGGTAGGCTGGTGGGGGAGAAGAGCCGGACCGTCAGCAGCGAGAACAGGGGCCGGATGAGGCGAACGGATGTGAGGGCTCCAGAGAAGCAGGCCGATCTGCGGAGGAGTAGAGAGAATCACAGGGGGCGGACACGTGGTGGCCCCTTCAGTCCTAAAGAGGAAAAATGACCAGAGAGGGGTCATTGACGTGTCCTAGGTCAAAGGAACCGCCTGGGACAGGAGAGGAGACGGCCTTCACCCGCCCTGCCCACAAGCCTGAACCTAAAGCCCCAGGCCTCAGCGGCAGGCTCAGGCCCTGCTCTCTCCTTCCCACATCTCCGGGCGGCtctctttctgttctctgctagcGGCTACCCCAAGGCTCCCTGCCTTGCTCCCCGCCTCCGGTGAGGATCCACACCACACACCTGCACATATACCCTGGGGCACCTCTCCCCAGCTCATCAAGGCCCCCCAGGACTTCCAGAACACTCCAGCTGGGCCAGCCAGCCCAACCCCAGGCAGCAGAGTGGAGGGGAGCCAGCACCTAGCTCCTGCGGAGTGTCAAGCCCCTCTCCGGCCTTGGTCTCCTGTCTAAACTGAAGGTGCTCTGTAAGCCCCGGTGTTATGCGTGGGGCCGGCACCTGCCTGGTGCAGGTGTCTGGCCAGCGGTAAGCAGCAGGGCCACCCAGCTTCCAGGCTGttcctcccctgccctttctgtgCCGCCCACTGACCAGAGGCTCAAGTACCTGCTTCAGAAAGGCATGGGGCCCTTATGGGAGAGGCGCGGCCGCTGGCGGCGGAACTTCCTCCGACCTCCCTGCCAGGGCCCTGCGCCGCTCCTCGGCCCTCTGGGCTGCACCAGGTGGCGGATGGTGCCTTCCTCCATCCCCTTCCCGTCAGAAGTCTGCAGCAGGGGCCCTGCAGGAAGGAGAAAGCCTGTCATCCCAAAGGCTGATGCAGATGGGCCAGGGCCCCAGAGGAGCGGCAGTCTCTCCATGAGGTGGCGCTCTCAgagcttttgtttttcctgttccaATCAGTGAACCGATGAACCATTTGCAATGTTTACACTGTCCTGGGGCAAACAGAGCCCACTACTCACATTTGCAAATTATACCCCTGACTTGATGTCCTTTTGACAGTCCTATCATGTTTCTGATGGGCACAAACATGTTTTGTGCTCTGAACAccatgcggggggggggggtgcagctTGGGGTATCATGCCTGTACTCAGGCTGGGGCACAGCAGACAATAACTTCCCACTGCACCCTTGTGAATGA encodes:
- the APLN gene encoding apelin; translated protein: MNLRLCVQALLLLWLSLSAVCGGPLLQTSDGKGMEEGTIRHLVQPRGPRSGAGPWQGGRRKFRRQRPRLSHKGPMPF